One window of Desulfonatronovibrio magnus genomic DNA carries:
- the murA gene encoding UDP-N-acetylglucosamine 1-carboxyvinyltransferase, producing the protein MDKLVIQGGNRLQGEIRISGSKNASLPILLASLMPEGDVVLENVPELRDIRTTLKLLTLLGCNSDFNGPEVEISAGNLVPEAPYDLVRTMRASVLCLGPLLAKLGRAKVALPGGCAIGSRPVDLHLRALERMGATFDLDSGYIIGTCKSPLKGAHITFDFPTVGGTENLLMAASLAQGKTILENAAKEPEVVDLANFLNACGARINGHGTSIITIDGVPALNGCRYRVMSDRIEAGTYMVAGAISFGDVLLTNCPVEELDSVSAKLQEMGVKVVMQDKGVQISADDKLSCVDVVTLPYPGFPTDMQAQIMALMCVARGSGVIKETIFENRFMHALELIRMGANIKLSGQNAVVRGGKKLMGAPVMASDLRASAALVLAGLVAEGTTEVSRIYHLDRGYESMEKKLSKVGARIERVSQ; encoded by the coding sequence ATGGACAAATTAGTAATACAAGGCGGAAACCGCCTGCAGGGCGAAATCAGAATCAGTGGATCCAAGAATGCTTCACTGCCCATTCTTCTTGCATCCCTGATGCCCGAGGGTGATGTAGTTCTTGAAAATGTACCGGAACTCAGGGATATAAGGACGACCTTAAAGCTTTTGACCCTGCTGGGGTGTAATTCAGATTTTAATGGTCCTGAGGTGGAAATCAGTGCGGGCAATCTGGTTCCGGAAGCGCCTTACGATCTTGTAAGGACTATGAGAGCTTCAGTGCTCTGTTTAGGTCCGCTCCTGGCAAAGCTGGGCAGGGCCAAAGTGGCGTTACCCGGAGGGTGCGCCATTGGTTCAAGGCCAGTGGATCTCCACTTGCGAGCTCTTGAGCGGATGGGTGCAACATTTGATCTTGATTCAGGATACATTATAGGAACATGCAAATCTCCCCTTAAGGGAGCACATATTACCTTTGATTTTCCAACTGTGGGCGGTACTGAAAATCTGCTCATGGCTGCAAGCCTGGCTCAAGGCAAGACAATTCTTGAGAACGCGGCCAAGGAACCTGAGGTTGTTGATCTGGCGAATTTTCTCAATGCCTGCGGAGCAAGAATTAACGGGCATGGAACAAGTATCATTACTATTGATGGAGTGCCAGCTCTTAATGGGTGCAGATACAGAGTCATGTCGGACCGTATTGAAGCAGGAACCTACATGGTAGCAGGGGCAATCAGTTTTGGAGATGTCCTGCTGACCAATTGTCCTGTTGAAGAACTGGATTCGGTCAGTGCCAAGCTTCAGGAGATGGGTGTAAAAGTAGTAATGCAGGATAAAGGAGTTCAAATCAGTGCTGATGATAAGCTGAGTTGTGTTGATGTTGTCACCTTGCCTTATCCTGGCTTTCCTACAGATATGCAGGCTCAGATCATGGCTTTGATGTGCGTTGCACGGGGCAGCGGTGTAATTAAGGAGACAATTTTTGAAAACAGGTTCATGCACGCCTTAGAGTTAATCAGAATGGGTGCCAATATCAAGCTTTCAGGTCAAAACGCAGTGGTAAGAGGAGGAAAGAAACTTATGGGCGCTCCTGTTATGGCTTCAGATCTTCGGGCCAGCGCAGCCCTGGTCTTGGCCGGTCTTGTTGCTGAAGGTACTACCGAGGTCAGCAGGATTTATCATTTAGACCGAGGCTATGAAAGCATGGAGAAAAAGCTTTCCAAAGTAGGTGCCAGAATTGAGAGAGTGTCTCAATAA
- a CDS encoding protoglobin domain-containing protein — MVIPAPIERLKFFKGQLGIDEQDFIFMRQGGRYFIKEKDHFAQWFFDYFIQQPHTKAVLEHETQSDQLKNIWAFWFESLFKTNGGDDFFVRHWKSGLKHVQIGIDHRYINMAYGLVRRFVHEIARREVDSQTVDQMIISIDKVLDLCILIETDAFITTITQCDHEVIKGIAHQVRNPLTVIGGNIMRLQKKVAQDDPRREIYSTMLSEAKRLEIMVKNVVTYNEIFQKQPVPVLCNVQEVIEARLQELESSMQSISVEISFDGQQPQVLADEFDFKVLCLHVLQNGIEASLESSNPVLRISTLLNPKNPGYLEIRIFNNGPAPSRETLEQMFTPFYSTKAMGTGFGLPIVKLAARKNHGNFTLEVVEGQGVASVISMPLP; from the coding sequence ATGGTTATTCCTGCCCCCATAGAACGTCTCAAGTTTTTTAAAGGTCAGTTGGGGATTGATGAACAGGACTTTATTTTCATGAGGCAGGGAGGGCGATACTTTATAAAGGAAAAAGATCATTTTGCTCAATGGTTTTTCGATTATTTTATTCAGCAGCCTCATACTAAGGCTGTGCTTGAGCATGAGACTCAAAGTGATCAGCTGAAAAACATCTGGGCTTTCTGGTTTGAGTCTCTTTTCAAGACAAATGGAGGTGATGATTTTTTTGTCAGGCACTGGAAAAGCGGGTTGAAGCATGTTCAAATTGGCATAGATCATAGATATATAAACATGGCTTATGGTCTGGTGCGACGTTTTGTGCATGAAATTGCCCGTAGAGAAGTTGATTCTCAAACAGTGGATCAGATGATCATCAGTATAGATAAGGTTTTGGATTTATGTATCCTTATTGAAACCGATGCCTTCATTACTACCATTACTCAGTGTGACCATGAGGTGATCAAGGGGATAGCTCATCAGGTGCGCAATCCACTGACTGTAATCGGCGGAAATATAATGCGACTTCAAAAAAAAGTTGCTCAGGATGATCCCCGTCGGGAAATATACTCCACCATGCTGTCCGAAGCAAAAAGACTGGAGATTATGGTAAAGAATGTGGTAACATATAATGAAATTTTTCAAAAGCAGCCTGTTCCTGTTCTTTGCAATGTTCAGGAAGTTATAGAGGCAAGGCTGCAGGAACTTGAGTCATCAATGCAGTCAATCAGTGTCGAGATCAGTTTTGATGGGCAGCAGCCTCAGGTCTTAGCTGACGAGTTTGATTTTAAAGTACTGTGTCTACATGTTTTACAAAATGGCATTGAGGCTTCTCTTGAGTCTTCTAATCCTGTGTTGCGAATAAGTACTCTTCTGAATCCGAAGAATCCTGGTTACTTAGAGATCAGGATTTTCAATAATGGACCTGCTCCGTCCCGCGAAACACTTGAGCAGATGTTTACACCCTTTTACTCCACTAAGGCCATGGGAACAGGCTTTGGACTGCCCATTGTAAAGCTGGCAGCCCGCAAAAATCATGGAAATTTCACCTTGGAGGTTGTGGAAGGCCAGGGAGTTGCGTCTGTGATCTCAATGCCCTTACCCTGA
- a CDS encoding phenylacetate--CoA ligase family protein codes for MVFDVQNETMPRDELETLQLKRLKYLVEKVYHNVPFYNKKFSEMKVKPQDVKSLNDLKHLPFTEKQDLRNNYPFGLFAVPRESVVRVHASSGTTGKATVVGYTRRDVDNWASLMARSFEACGVTRADIVHNAYGYGLFTGGLGAHYGAEALGATILPVSGGATKRQVMLMKDFGPTVICCTPSYALHLYETALANGINIDDLRLKVGIFGAEPWTEEMRHDIQNKLQLKALDIYGLSEIMGPGVGIECIAAQDGLHIWEDHFLIEIINPETGEPLPAGEKGELVITTLTKEAQPLIRYRTRDITRINNIPCRCGRTHYRIERITGRSDDMLIIRGVNVFPSQIESILLETEGLSPHYQLIIDRKGSMDILEVQVEVNEKLFSDEIKHLQQIEKKIMSHIKEFLGVTAKITLVEPRTIARSEGKAQRIVDKRKL; via the coding sequence ATGGTCTTTGATGTCCAGAATGAAACCATGCCCAGGGATGAACTGGAAACCCTGCAACTTAAAAGACTCAAATATCTTGTTGAAAAAGTTTATCATAATGTACCTTTTTACAACAAAAAATTTTCTGAAATGAAAGTAAAACCTCAGGATGTCAAGTCTTTGAATGATCTTAAACACTTGCCATTTACTGAAAAGCAGGATCTTAGAAATAATTATCCATTCGGATTGTTTGCCGTGCCAAGAGAAAGTGTTGTCCGGGTGCATGCTTCTTCGGGCACCACAGGAAAAGCAACCGTTGTTGGATATACCCGAAGAGATGTAGACAACTGGGCAAGTCTTATGGCCAGATCATTTGAGGCATGCGGCGTGACCAGAGCCGACATTGTACACAATGCATATGGTTATGGTCTGTTCACTGGCGGACTTGGTGCGCATTACGGTGCTGAAGCTCTGGGAGCAACCATTTTGCCTGTGTCAGGCGGTGCCACTAAAAGACAGGTGATGCTTATGAAAGATTTTGGGCCTACAGTAATCTGCTGCACCCCGTCTTATGCCCTGCATTTATATGAGACTGCCCTGGCCAACGGAATCAATATAGACGACCTCAGACTGAAGGTGGGTATCTTTGGAGCAGAACCCTGGACAGAGGAAATGCGCCATGACATCCAGAACAAACTGCAGCTCAAGGCCCTGGACATTTACGGTCTGTCAGAGATTATGGGGCCTGGAGTCGGCATCGAGTGTATTGCCGCTCAGGACGGACTGCACATCTGGGAGGATCATTTTCTTATTGAAATCATCAATCCTGAAACAGGTGAACCATTGCCTGCAGGAGAAAAGGGAGAGCTGGTCATAACCACACTGACCAAAGAGGCACAACCTTTAATCAGATACCGCACCCGGGATATTACCAGGATCAACAATATTCCCTGTCGCTGCGGAAGAACCCACTACCGCATTGAGCGTATCACCGGGCGCAGTGATGATATGCTCATCATTAGAGGAGTCAACGTTTTTCCATCACAGATTGAAAGTATTCTGCTTGAAACAGAAGGACTGAGCCCCCACTACCAACTCATCATAGATCGCAAAGGCTCAATGGACATCTTAGAGGTGCAGGTGGAAGTCAATGAAAAGCTTTTTTCTGATGAGATCAAACATCTGCAACAAATTGAAAAAAAGATTATGTCTCACATAAAGGAATTTCTGGGAGTAACAGCAAAGATTACCCTTGTAGAACCCAGAACCATTGCCAGATCCGAAGGCAAGGCACAAAGGATCGTTGACAAGCGCAAACTTTAA
- a CDS encoding ACT domain-containing protein: MKVEQISIFLENRAGRLADVTRTLSEAGVNIRALSLADTTDFGILRLIVTDHEKAKKALKDNGFTVGRTNVVAAEVEDRPGGLHDILSMLSTNGINVEYMYAFVQQSGKNAVLIFRFDRTDEAIETLQKNGVRIIPGSELYNI, translated from the coding sequence ATGAAGGTAGAACAAATATCTATATTTCTGGAAAACAGAGCAGGAAGACTTGCTGACGTTACCAGAACTCTTTCTGAAGCAGGGGTGAATATCCGCGCACTTTCCCTGGCTGATACAACTGATTTTGGTATTTTAAGACTTATTGTTACAGACCATGAAAAAGCCAAAAAAGCCCTTAAAGATAATGGTTTTACTGTTGGTCGAACCAATGTTGTTGCTGCTGAGGTGGAAGACAGACCCGGAGGTCTGCATGATATTTTATCCATGCTCAGCACAAATGGCATCAATGTGGAATATATGTATGCCTTTGTCCAGCAAAGCGGCAAGAATGCAGTCCTGATTTTCAGGTTTGATAGAACTGATGAAGCCATTGAAACTCTTCAAAAAAATGGTGTCCGGATTATTCCCGGAAGTGAGCTTTATAATATTTAA